The Prunus dulcis chromosome 5, ALMONDv2, whole genome shotgun sequence genomic sequence TATGGTTCACTAAAGGCTCAAATAGATGTTGTGGTTATGGATCTCATTGATATGTGGTCAACATATGGTGTAGAAACTTCAGAAGTAGTAAAGGTCTCTAAAAatgtataaattttaatttcaatattttttcattattattatttttatcttaaataatatatattttacaaaTGATAAAGGTGTTGGCTCAACCAATATCAAGTTCGTTGGTGGAAAGAATTCGGAGCACATATTCTTACATTCATAATGTTAAGAGAAACTAGCTAAATTTTGCTATACTTGATCAATTCCATTGCAATATTAGCCCCCAATCACATTTTAGTGAGAGCTACAAAGATGGACGTTTCAACAAATGAGATATTGATCAAGAATCCTCTTTTTTAGATGACTCTGCTAagaaattggatgaaatgagATTGAAAGGGTTGAAGGGCGATTATGCAGGTGTTCACAACCAAGCACCATCCTCACCGTCCTTTATGTCAAGTCACTTTTCTCTTAGAAGGAGCTCAAGCATAAAGACTAGTGCAAAAGCGAACGGAAATGACTAGTTAGCTAAAGttgctatttttaatttcaagtatttcaatttccattttgtttggtttgaagtttcaacaataaattttaatttatgtttctgcgtgcaaattttaattatgaacttatttattttacgaaTAAGTGGTTGACAAAAATCTAAGGGTTGAGGAAAAAACAGATTTAAATATCAATAtgtcattatttttattacttttagtgtacaaaatattaatttaacttaaacaaaagcaaaaacttaaaaatagaaaaaatcaCTCCAACCAAAACACACACTCTCTCAGAAAACTAAGAACATGTTCTTCCTCCATTGTCATTCACAACTACCTTCAACTCCGGCGTTGCTGACGAAAATCAAGAACACGTGCTGTTTAAGATTCACTCTAATTCTTATtggttatctattttttttaatagtaaaTACCACGATGTGTCCCTACACCCGAAGGATGGGATTAATCCCCTCTTGGGGTTCGGCTTGCCCCTGGCCACAAAATGCTTCCGATGGGTTTCGAACCCCTGCCATTGAGGCACTAGGTAATTCACCAGCTGATTGGTTATCTATTTCATCTCTTGATTTAGATtcaaatattcaattttttcagaaacaaaagaaaatttattgaGCCAAATCCAGAGCCATCAAGCCATCCCTTCACACTTTAACGTGATTGAATTTCAAGGACCCACAACCAAGTCACTTTCCTGTTATTCTCTACTTTTGTGatcaattttatatttataaatgttAGATTTGAATGATTCATGAACAAAGTTTGGgaaaacttcaattttttacaaacaaattttgggttttttttttttttttttaaagttgatGAACCCAAACTCAGGTTTTTGCAATTATATTGTATTTTCATGAAAGGTTCATGTTTTCTCACTAGGCATAAGATGACTAGCGTCGGAGACGACTATCTTAGATGCGGATGAGTTTTTTGTTCATGTTGTTCATCTCTGATTTTAAACtcttctttataaaaaaaataaaattaataactaaaatagtattttattacagtaaaagtaaaataaaagatgaCATATTGATATTTAAACAAGTTTTTTCTCAACCCTTAGATTATATCCAATGGTAGGTAACCACAACTTCCTTGGACCACAGGATCCAGGAGAACATGATTGAATTCTTGAAACTAGAAGCAGTACTTTTATTATATTGACACACCCACCCACCCAACCTCTAATACGTTCCCTCTTAGAGCACTTTCACCCAAGAGCAAGTAAGGGCAGTTACTGTTCACTTGAATAGAATATGCCATAGcaattttgtgtgtttttccACTCATTGCCATGACAACTCAAAgacaattactattcacatgagattaattttatttacatatatgagattaagaaaaaaaaaatttgctagGTATGTATAAAATTTTTTAGTaatatttcagattttttttaaattttgttttctttgctgacgtcagcgcctATCTTGCCTTGGGCCTTGCCCTGCCCGTGCTGGAGCTGATTTCGGGAGACCAGGTGGGCTGGGCTGTCCGCTGGAACTGCTCTTACGCCTATCCATTTATCACCCAGCCCTATCACCCATCCCACCTCTTCGAATCTATTCGTCCAAAAAAATCCTCGCCGAACCCAAGATCTTCCCTACCCTTATGCCAAGAGATCAAGAGACCAAGAATCAAACGTGAGCTAATCAGCTATAGCACTCTCCCTCATGTGCCCTCGATTGCTCGTCTGCTGTCGGCGGTCAGGTACTGTGGTGTAGCAGCGACGTCGTCTATCAGGTACTGTTCTCTCCTCTGGAACTGAGTCGTTAAATCTTTCGTTCCAGATCGATACCGTACCGCGATTGGGTACGCTCGATCCAGATCGAAATTCGTAGGGGTGTGAGCGAATTAGGCAACTATGATCAGACAAACTTAACCCTTGTTTTAAGatttaaaaaccaaagaaagatATGTATTAAATCGGTCTATCAAGATTTAAGTTCAATAAAGGTCTATTAAGATTTAAGATAAAAAAAGACCACCTTAGTTTCACTGTACATATATTGTTCTGTTTGTTCTTCTTGGGATAAAGCTGTCTGTTTCCTTTGATTTATAATTTACGTGTTCTTGTGTGCTCGCTTTGTTCTGTTATTGTTAATGTTAATGTAAATGTAAATTCAAGCTTTGGTAATTTTAGTTGCTTTAATTTGAGAAGACATTGGAAGGAATTAGAATTCATGTTGGATTATGCAAGTAGAGTGGTGTTAGGGTTTTCTGTTTGTGTTTTCTTGTCCATACTTGGAATGCGAACTGATTTTTGTGTTTATGAGTGGCATaggaagaaagaaatggaagaGGGCAAGCATAAATCCAGGAAGGAGGGGGAATCCAAGAGGAGTCATCGAGATCGGCAACGTGAAAAACAGAGGAATGGAGAGAGACACAGGGATAAAGATAAAGATAAGAGAGATCGTGATAGTCGGCGCtctgagagagaaaagagtTCTGATTCTGAGGATAGGTATGATAGAGAGAAGCATCGAGACAGGGACACTGATAGGACACGAAGCCGGGatgatgaaagagagagaacgagagacaggaagagagaaatagataaagagaaggagaaggagagagagagggctagagagaaggaaaaggagagggagagggaaagagaaagagaaagagaaaaagaaagagatagagagaaagaaagagaaaaagaaaaagaaaaggaacgagaaagagagagggagagaagggaacgagaaagagagggagaagatAGAGAGAGGGAAAAGAGGGAgcgagagagggagagggaaaAGGACAGAGATCGAGAGAGGAGGATACGGGAGAGGGAGAGGCGCAGGGACATTGATACTGATGATACTGATGATGATGTTAGGGAGCGTGGTAGGAAGCGGCATAGGAAAGATGAAAATGAGTacaaggagaaagagagggaaaggAGTAGCAGCAGGTCAAACAGACATAGGGATGATGGAGATGGGAGCCCAAGAAAGAAGAGTGATGAAGATGATTCAGTTAAGAAAGAGAAGCAGCCAACTCGTGAGGAGGAGTTAGAGGATGAACAGCGGAAATTGGATGAGGAAATGGAAAAGCGGAGAAGGAGAGTTCAGGAGTGGCAAGAGttaaaaaggaagaaggaagaatctgagagagagaaacgtGGGGAAGGGGATGTTGATGAACCTAAGTCCGGCAAGGCCTGGACTCTTGAAGGAGAAtctgatgatgaagaagtacCCTCATTAGGGAAATCAGAGAGGGATATGGATGTTGATGGAGAAGACAATCTTACTGACAGAGAAGCTGGCGGAGATGCTATGGTGGTAGATTCTGAGAATGAAACAGATGCACCTACTTTGCAGAATGGGGCTGATGATGCTGTTGGTGATGAAGAAGTTGATCCATTAGATGCTTTTATGAATTCTATGGTGTTGCCTGAAGTTGAGAAGCTGAACAATGCTGTGGAACCATCAATTGTTGATGAGAAGAACAAGGATAAAAAGGATGATCTAAGTAATGGTGAACAGCCAAGGAGAGGTTCAAATAAATCTATGGGCAGAATAATTCCTGGGGAGGATTCTGACTCGGATTATGGGGACCTTGAGAATGATGATGACCCCTTAGAAGATGAAGGTGATGATGAGTTCATAAAAAGGGTGAAAAAGACAAAAGCTGAGAAGCTCTCTGTAGTTGATCACTCTAAGATAGATTATGATCCATTCCGCAAAAATTTCTATATTGAGGTGAAGGAGATCTCTAGAATGACTCCAGAACAGGTGGGTGCATATCGGAAAGAATTGGAATTGAAGATACATGGTAAGGATGTGCCAAAGCCGATCAAGACATGGCACCAAACTGGGCTTACAAGTAAAATCTTGGAAACAATAAAGAAGCTAAACTATGAAAAGCCAATGCCAATTCAGGCTCAGGCAGTGCCTGTAATCATGAGTGGTCGAGATTGTATTGGCATCGCAAAAACTGGGTCAGGCAAAACTGTTGCATTCGTGCTGCCAATGCTGAGGCATATCAAGGACCAGCCCCCTGTGGTAGCAGGAGATGGACCTATTGGGCTTATAATGGCACCAACTAGGGAGCTTGTTCAGCAGATTCACAGTGATATTAAAAAGTTTACCAAGGTACTGGGTCTCAGGTGTGTGCCTGTGTATGGAGGTTCTGGTGTTGCCCAACAAATTAGTGAATTGAAGAGGGGAGCTGAAATTGTTGTCTGTACACCCGGTAGGATGATTGACATACTTTGTACAAGTGGAGGGAGAATAACAAATCTGCGTAGAGTAACGTATTTGGTAGTGGATGAAGCTGATCGAATGTTTGACATGGGTTTTGAACCTCAAATCACTCGAATTGTTCAAAATATTCGGCCAGATCGTCAAACTGTATTGTTTTCTGCCACCTTCCCTCGCCAGGTTGAAGTCTTGGCACGCAAAGTCTTGAACAAACCTGTGGAAATACAAGTTGGTGGTAGGAGTGTTGTGAATAAGGACATAGCACAATTGGTTGAAGTGAGGCTGGAAAATGAAAGGTTCTTGAGATTGTTAGAGTTACTTGGGGAGtggtatgagaaaggaaaaattttgatatttgtCGAGTCACAGAATAAATGTGATGCTTTATTTAGGGATCTGCTTAGGCATGGATATCCTTGTCTCTCACTTCACGGGGGCAAAGATCAAACAGATCGTGAGTCCACCATAACTGATTTTAAAAGCAatgtttgtaatttgttgATTGCAACTAGTGTTGCTGCGAGAGGGTTAGATGTCAAGGAGCTTGAACTGGTGATCAACTTTGATAGTCCAAATCACTATGAAGACTATGTTCACCGTGTTGGCCGTACAGGGCGAGCTGGTCGGAAAGGCTGTGCTATAACGTTTGTCTCTGAGGAAGATGCTAGATATGCTCCAGATCTTGTCAAAGCATTGGAACTCTCTGAGCAAGTTGTTCCAGATGACCTGAAATCTCTTGCGGATAGTTTCACCGCAAAAGTAAATCAGGGACTCGAGCAAGCCCATGGAACTGGTTACGGAGGAAGtggttttaaatttaatgaagaggaagatgaagtgAGGAGAGCAGCAAAGAAAGCACAAGCCAAAGAATATGGTTTTGAGGATGACAAGTCAGATtcagaagatgaagatgaaggtATCCGAAAGGCAGGGGGTGACATTTCACAGCAGGCTGCCCTTGCTCAGATAGCAGCCATTGCTGCCGCCTCTAAAGGTAGTACAGCTTCAATTCAGACCCCTGTGCCTGCTGCCCAACTGCTTCCCAACAGTGGACTGCCTGTTTCTCTTCCAGGTGTCCTTGGGCTAACATTACCAGGAACAGCAGCAGCTGTGGCTGGGACTGGTTTGCCTGTTGTTGGCAATGATGGGGCAGCTCGGGCTGCAGCAATTGCAGCTGCAATGAACTTGCAGCATAATCTGGCAAAGATCCAAGCTGAT encodes the following:
- the LOC117627096 gene encoding DEAD-box ATP-dependent RNA helicase 42 gives rise to the protein MEEGKHKSRKEGESKRSHRDRQREKQRNGERHRDKDKDKRDRDSRRSEREKSSDSEDRYDREKHRDRDTDRTRSRDDERERTRDRKREIDKEKEKERERAREKEKEREREREREREKERDREKEREKEKEKERERERERREREREGEDREREKREREREREKDRDRERRIRERERRRDIDTDDTDDDVRERGRKRHRKDENEYKEKERERSSSRSNRHRDDGDGSPRKKSDEDDSVKKEKQPTREEELEDEQRKLDEEMEKRRRRVQEWQELKRKKEESEREKRGEGDVDEPKSGKAWTLEGESDDEEVPSLGKSERDMDVDGEDNLTDREAGGDAMVVDSENETDAPTLQNGADDAVGDEEVDPLDAFMNSMVLPEVEKLNNAVEPSIVDEKNKDKKDDLSNGEQPRRGSNKSMGRIIPGEDSDSDYGDLENDDDPLEDEGDDEFIKRVKKTKAEKLSVVDHSKIDYDPFRKNFYIEVKEISRMTPEQVGAYRKELELKIHGKDVPKPIKTWHQTGLTSKILETIKKLNYEKPMPIQAQAVPVIMSGRDCIGIAKTGSGKTVAFVLPMLRHIKDQPPVVAGDGPIGLIMAPTRELVQQIHSDIKKFTKVLGLRCVPVYGGSGVAQQISELKRGAEIVVCTPGRMIDILCTSGGRITNLRRVTYLVVDEADRMFDMGFEPQITRIVQNIRPDRQTVLFSATFPRQVEVLARKVLNKPVEIQVGGRSVVNKDIAQLVEVRLENERFLRLLELLGEWYEKGKILIFVESQNKCDALFRDLLRHGYPCLSLHGGKDQTDRESTITDFKSNVCNLLIATSVAARGLDVKELELVINFDSPNHYEDYVHRVGRTGRAGRKGCAITFVSEEDARYAPDLVKALELSEQVVPDDLKSLADSFTAKVNQGLEQAHGTGYGGSGFKFNEEEDEVRRAAKKAQAKEYGFEDDKSDSEDEDEGIRKAGGDISQQAALAQIAAIAAASKGSTASIQTPVPAAQLLPNSGLPVSLPGVLGLTLPGTAAAVAGTGLPVVGNDGAARAAAIAAAMNLQHNLAKIQADAMPEHYEAELEINDFPQNARWKVTHKETLGPISEWTGAAITTRGQYFPPGKVAGPGDRKLYLFIEGPTEQSVKRAKAELKRVLEDISNQALSLPGGAQQGRYQVL